In one Perca fluviatilis chromosome 7, GENO_Pfluv_1.0, whole genome shotgun sequence genomic region, the following are encoded:
- the LOC120562457 gene encoding CREB-regulated transcription coactivator 2-like codes for MGAETERHHSKQFSPTISPTLSSITQQTASDNQRLPPHSTQPVALSTQAPTRFPPALPPARRAPSLDSNPLFFSYAPTTPPPPPPPAQHTRQRQQSNQTPNPHAATATVTVHAAAAAAAAAPPAEPTQLTQPATQQQQFESQQQQQQQQANSQQIKNERLMDQCVQSSSQHHVKQEAEQQTEQQRVTDLYNDALFNSLLDDPYLSLQLTGKSTQQFSAEHQGDCLSLNHGALSCGGSDNNQYPSDSGGHLDLQDPRDQQLLNHQNQNYGGGDARHNVPNIILTGDSPPGLSKEIASALSHVPGFEMDPFSLDDPLRMDPLALDMLDGDLMLADPAVEDSFRSDRLK; via the exons CAAACTGCCTCTGACAACCAGAGGCTTCCTCCACACTCCACTCAGCCAGTCGCACTCAGCACTCAGGCACCAACCAGGTTCCCACCAGCTCTCCCCCCGGCCCGCAGGGCTCCCAGCCTGGACAGCAACCCTCTCTTCTTCTCATATGCCCccaccacacccccacccccccccccgcccgcCCAGCACACACGGCAAAGGCAACAAAGCAACCAAACACCCAACCCAcatgcagcaacagcaacagtcACAGtccatgcagcagcagcagcagcagcagcagctccacctGCAGAACCTACGCAACTCACACAACCAGCAACGCAGCAGCAGCAATTTGAATCG cagcagcagcagcagcagcagcaggcgaACTCACAGCAGATAAAGAACGAGCGGCTGATGGATCAGTGCGTCCAGAGCTCCTCTCAGCATCACGTCAAACAGGAAGCGGAGCAGCAGACGGAGCAGCAGCGAGTCACAGACCTCTACAAC GACGCCTTGTTCAACTCTCTGCTGGACGACCCCTACCTGAGCCTGCAGCTCACGGGCAAATCCACCCAGCAG TTCAGCGCCGAGCACCAGGGCGACTGTCTGTCTCTGAACCACGGCGCTCTGAGCTGCGGCGGCTCCGATAACAACCAGTACCCCTCCGACAGCGGGGGCCACCTGGACCTGCAGGACCCCAGGGACCAGCAGCTCctcaaccaccagaaccagaACTACGGCGGCGGGGACGCACGGCACAACGTGCCCAACATCATCCTCACGG GGGACTCCCCTCCGGGTCTGTCTAAAGAGATCGCCAGCGCTCTGTCCCACGTGCCCGGCTTCGAGATGGACCCTTTCTCCCTGGACGACCCGCTGCGCATGGACCCGCTGGCTCTGGACATGCTGGACGGTGACCTGATGCTGGCTGACCCGGCTGTGGAGGACTCTTTCCGATCCGACCGGCTGAAGTGA